tccaggggcagaaTTCCTGCGGGAATCCctccgtggaatttctgcccatctgcaggcagccttagatgCTTGAATGCCTCATCCAAAGAACATAATTTTTATTCCAATAGATACAGAACACTTTCGAGAATATACGTTTCTCCTGGACAACTAGTAACTTCAAAATGTGCAACTAGCTGGTGCTATTGGTACTATAATATGGTCAGActatgtccctatctatctctccctTAACATAGCCTCAcatattaagggtgcattcagacgaccgtatatcggctgggttttcacgcccagccgatatacggcgtctctctctgcagggggaggaggctggaagagccgggagcagtgctctgagctcctgcctcctctccgcctctgcactatttgcaaagaaaggaggtggaatgggggcggagctaagttccggggaatgcagtgaagcaaatgttaacttgacatttaacatgtTGTGATaattacaatgtactacaatgctgtgcCAGTCATGATGGCAATTGCTGCAGTTGCAGCTTATTTAAAGTTTTCATAAAGTTTACATAGTAGCACAGACATTATATGTATTACTGTTGTGGACACATACATCCCTCTGGAAAACCAGACTTCATAGACACAAACCTGTTGTACATTCCTAATAAGTGCACAATATAATGCTCAGTTCAAATACTGATTTCCCAGATGTAAATTACTTGTAGACCAGTGTGATTAGCCCCCATGGTATATTAAATCTGTAAAAACCTATTTAGAGAGGATTGATTTAAATCTGTCCTTCTAGTGCTGTTCATTAACCAAATCAACCAAAAAGAGTTGACCTGTCAGTGGCTTTCTATAATTTTCTACTTCTGTTCTTGCAAAATCGATTTAGTGCTTGACTCTACAGTATCTTACTCCCAACACCACTGCTCTCCATATTCATTTAACAACGTAATGAATACCACTATTGTTTCTGAGTTCATTTTGTTAGGTTTTCCTATGGCACCACATTTGAGAatattttccttctgcttaaTATTATTATCGTACACCTTCACAGTGATGGGCAACTTGGTCATTGTATACTTAGTCTTCTCTGACACAAGACTTCACTTCCCCATGTATTATTTCCTGTGCAATTTAGCTGTCATGGACATCTGCTTTATCAGCACTGTTGTACCAGGTATGTTGAAAGGATTTCTACATCAAGGAGTTCACATTTCTTTAGGATCTTGTTTCACACAATCCTTTTTTTACTTCTTAGTTGGGACTGCAGAATCCCTCCTTTTTGCGGTGATGTCCTTTGACCGATACTTAGCTATATGCCACCCTCTGCGTTACCCTATGATTATGCATAGATATATGTGTATTCAGCTCATAGTTGGATTGTGGCTCGGATCATTCTCCACCATTGTCTTGCCTTGTGTCTTAGCATTCAAATTGAAGTTTTGCAATAATTTAATTGACAATTTTTTCTGTGATGCAAGTCCTCTTCTAAAGAATTCTTGCACAGATACAACTATGATTGAATTGCTATCACTTCTTGGTGCAAGCACATTATATATTTCTGTCCTTGTGACATTAATCTCTTATTTTAAGATAGTTTTAGCAGTACTGAAAATTAAAACAGCCGATGGAAGAGGAAAGGCTTTTTCCACTTGTTCTTCACATGCAATTGTGGTGACCGTAATATACAGCAGCTGCATATTTTTGTATGCAAAACCAGCAAAAGGTCAGGATGCTAATTTTAATAAAAAAGTTGCCATCCTGAATACAGTGGTGGCTCCTTTGCTCAATCCATTTATCTACACGTTAAGAAATCAGACTGTTAGAAGATCACTCTCTGATATATTGTTATCTTACTCAAAAACAAGAAAATCACATGTTAAATAGGCTGTAGAAGATTAAATAAACATAGCTACTGGCATATTTTGCCTGCAGAAAAGGCAATGCAGTGTTAGGCCATGTTTACGTCTTTGCTTCTTTGGAATAATTCCCATCGTTTGGTTACATTATAGGAGAAGAACAAACAAAATATTAGAAGTGCTGGGTCCTGCACATACCAAACTCAAACAGTGTATGGTGAGCTCCATTTACCATAATGGGTCCACCAGGCTTTTAGCATGTGCCCAGCATTTTCCCAAATTTAGCAAGGCAGTATGCTGTCCTATCTTGTCTTGGATTTTGTGTTGAATATGTGCCACAGGCTCCAAACAGAGCCTCCAACACAGATCTGTACACGGTCTTACACAGAAGCTAGTGTAAGGCATCCTTCACACATGTTATGTGCAAGGTCATTTTCACCATTCGGCCTAGGGTCAGAAATATGGGGGCTCAGGAAGATGTAAAAAATATTCAAATGTGAACAAAGTCTAATACCAttttataaaattttaaaaagcatTAAATCTTTGGAAATTGAGATTGTTAGAAAAACACTAATAACATAAAACACCACTTTTTTAAATTCATGTTTCAAGGAGTGTGATTCTGTAAGAATAAAAAACAAGGAAATGAGAGTTGTATAGGATAGACACAATAAGTCACTTCAATAAGCAAGTAAGCAAAGAATTAAAGCATAGCTCCAcgattcagaataagctgctgtttaTGTATATGTGTTGTAACATtacatctggccattatatgactataTATCCagtatttatcaccagttttcccctctgcaggctgtatatctacttttcagttctctctgaccTGGTCGGATAAGCCTGCTGTTATGCTGCCTTTTATACAGTGCACATGAAGAAAACAGGATATCTACTACTGTAACTCTGTATAGCACACACAGAAACACATCAGTATGAAGGAAAACTGGACAGATTTGCTTAAATGCAGTTGCAGTACTGTGTATAATATggaatggatgaaaaaaaaatattttgaggaAGCAATTCGTAGAAAAACTCAAACACATTTTCTGACTTAGGAATTTCTGATCTCATTCTGACCTTCTAAGGTTGTTGTTTTGTACATGGATAATAGTTTGCAAATgcaatctaaaaaaaaacaaactaaaaataaTTGTACTACTGCTACACCTGTTACCTGGTACATACTGGTGGGAATTATTGTGTATATTAGGTTAGGAAAGCCCAAATTAACTTTTGGGTCTAGGGTCCAATGCATGATTACCAGGCCTTTGTTTTATGTGGTGTATTTTTCACCTTAGTAAACAcatgaaaaaatatatgtttttacagggttttttttatacacGGATTTTtaacatacatttttttctgaagCTTTTCTTGTAAAATAGTAAAGTCTATGCTAAAATGTGAGAGGAAACGACAAACCTCTAGGCTGCTGTGGTTGCATTTAAGCATACTTTTAACCTAAAAAACATGCAACCTAACAAAAAGCTACAAAAAATGTACTCCTTGAAGTGCATTTCATGATTTGATATTGGCGTTTAGCTAGCATCTGAAGTAACAAATACTTGTTATGTTAGCCTATAGCTAACATAAGAAATATTTGTTACTATAAAGAAAGCTAGAAAAATGCGGAATCTTCTAAAAATGCTACTTGCAAaacaagagttaaaaaaaaagcacttttttgGACTTTTCTAATTtttacccttttttaaaaaaaaacgctaatcaGATATTAGCTGTAAGTTATTAGGGAGTTTTGAAATGCAATACAAacttttttgtaatatttttccttacttttggtgcatattttacatccatggcaatttttttttaaactcagtaTTCAATAgtcacaatttattttttaagaATCCTCTCATACACTTTtctataagaaaaaataaggttgtattaaatgttttttttttaaaagtgtgatGGAAATGAAGGACGCCTTTGACCAATTTCACAAGCATTATTGCTGTGTGTAGTGCAGTCACATGCCGGAAGACCTCTTAAAGTGACAAAACTTGGGCAATGGAATCTTGTATGAGCTGTAAAGGCATCATGCACATTGTCTGCTGAAACACTGGCTCAGGaagtctcacaggccattggaataTCCACTAGAAGCAGAACCATTCGTAGGGAATTGCATGAGAAGGGTTACTATTGATGAACAGCTGCACATAAGCTTAGCATCACAACAGTTAGAGAGTCATTCTTGCATTGTAAATGAAtgaaagcaagtgttgtggatagGTGAATTACAATACACCATTTTCCACACTTTGTTTTTATTTCCATTAGTATTTTTATTGGTGAATTATCAAACTTATACATCTCAATGCAATATTTAAGTATATGATTGTCATAAAAATTACAAAGTATCATTCATAGATAGAAATTCTTGATCCTGGTATGCTAATAGCTCTCAATTATATCATAGATCGCTGCATAGTCCCCAAAGAAAATGTTGTTCTTATAAGTATACATAATATCAGTTTCAACATATAACACAAACAACAACAACTCGACATCTTGTTTCTTTTTCTGTGACTTTCACTTTTCCTTATATGTCATCCACCCTCCCCACACATCTAAATACTTCTAGTATGAATTGCTGCATTTTGCTAACCATTTTTCATAAAGACAATATTCCGCCATATGATTTTCTAACTCCTCTATTGTCGGAGGCAAGGGGAGGTCCATTTCCTTGCTATGAATGTCTTTGCCATCATGAGAGCATGTCCTATCAGATATCTAGTTGGCTTAGAAAAACTATCTAGGTTTAGTAGCAGTAGAGCCATTTTCGGAGACCTTGGGACATTCACTTTCTGTATCTCTTTTAAATATTCCATCCCAGAATCCCAGCACTTTCAGGCAAGACCAGAATAGATGTGATAACGTGCCTTTTTGGTCACATTCCCTCCAGCATGCGCcactccctttttttaaatgatctgCCATCAAGTGAGGAGTAAAATACCACCTCATCTGTACCTTAAGTTGGGATTCTAGGATGGCTGCCTACTTTGTGGATTGTAGCGTCCCCTCTTCTAGCCCCCAACCACTCTTCCAtggaaaattgctctccaattcTTTTTCCCAGCTGAGCATGtgggctttttttccccccggTATACGGTTATCAGTTAGCATATCATAGAAGCTTCTTCTTtctgatttggtcatttttgtttGCATGTTGAGCCTAGATATGATCTCTGAAGGTATTATTTTATTGGTAATTGGATAGTTTTTTAGGAAGGATTAAATTCTAATATATTAAAGCCTATCACTGTCCAGTACCCGGAAGTGTGACTGTAGCACATCAAAGGATTTCATCCCTTCTGGCAACATAAGATTATTTACTCTTTTTATTCCTAATCGTTTCCAATTTTATATAGCTAAATTGGGGATTAGATGGCTCAAAGTTTCAATAGGTATCGATGGTTTTCATGATCTACTATATGGAATTAACTTCTGGGTTAGGGACTTCCAGGCCTCCATCTTGGCCCTCATGGGAGGGATATTCCTTGGGGCTCCACCCTTACCCCAAAAAGATTATTTTTGGTTATTAGGGCCATTGCATATCATAGGGAATGAAGTCTGGCTCCTGGCAGAGTACTCTCTTCCATTGCCTTCCGACAGGAAGTGCTCCCTTTGCTAATCCAATATTTTATCTGATGTATGCTTGATTTTTAGTATGCTTCTATACTGGTGACATCTATGCCTCCCTTTTTCCTGTGCAGAGCAAGAATTGATAAAGAAATTCTGGAGGTTTTACCTCCCCAAATAAAATTAGATAATTGTTTCTGAAATTTAATCAGAGTGAGTTGGGATATCTATATAGGGAGGGCTCTGAAACAATATAGTATTTTAGGATGAATTTTGCATGTCATTACCTTTCCTAGCCAGTACATGTATATCTTAGAGAGGCAGTCTAATTCTATTTGCAGGGAGGTCAGGAGCGGTGGGAAGTTTTCTTTTTCTATATTAGTTATTGGGTATGTTTAGGTTACCCCAAATACGATATGCCTTTTTCCTGCCAACAAAAAGGGAACTCTGCATTTATAGTATGCTGAAGGTCTTTGGGGATATTTAAACCCAAAATTTGGGATTTCCCTACATTAAGTTTATAAAATGATATTTTGTTAAATTGGTCTAAGACTGTCATGGCTTTCCTCAGTGATACAAGGGGATTAGTTACTGTCAGAATTACATAATCTGCGAATAACCCTATCTTTTGTTGATGTGATCCGATCGAGACTACCCTTATCTCTATGCTTGATCTTATGGCATCTGCTAATGGTTCAATGATAAGAAAAAACAATAATGGGGACAGCGGGCATCCCTACCTCGCTCCATTTGATATGTTAAAGGATTCAGACAAAGTGCTGTCCACTAACACCCTCGCTGTAGGGGAAGAATACAGGGCCCAGATGGCATGAACCACCCCCTCGCTGAAGTCAAACTGCCTCAGGGCTTCAAAAGCATTGCCCAAATGCACCCTATGTGAACATGAATAGAGCACAATAATTTCGCTCCAGGCCGGCCGGGCTGAAAACATAACCTTCACATAGAAGGCAAAAGAAAACcataagaataaaaataaaatcaacaGTACATTTAGAGCAAGCTGTCATCGCTTGCCATTTCATGTGGGGTGGATAAGTTTTGCAATACAAAAGGTGGGCACTCCTAACACTGTGCCCTCATTACAGCGACTTAACGGGTCAAGAGATTATCTCATTGGATGTGTCAACGTTCATTTCTttgttcaggccttagtcagacgggcgtttttagccgcgatttgcgcatgcgcatgcgtccggcgattttataaaaccattgccttgcaatggtatcggacacatgagcgctttttatgcgctcgtccgataaattatagaacaaaaaatcgcagatcgcacccatctgcgatctgcgattcctgttctcttctctatatgcgctcaatggggccggcggcagcagcgccgaccccattgagaacatatagaagacaaatcattcttctctgccacagctgtaacagctgtgacagagaagaacgatgtttgcccattgaattcaatggagccggcaatacagccgctccattgaaagcaatgggctgccggcgtgcgcggggttaattgtcgggaagggcttaaatatataagcccttccctgcaattcatcctaaaatgtgttaaaattaaaaaaaattgtatactcacctttccgctgcagccggagtccagccgcggccgctgtcagttctcctgaactgcttctcgacactattcagccggcggggctttaaaatccccgcctgctgaatgatctgcctctgattggtcacagccctgaccaatcagaggccggtttcactcacacacccattcatgaattcatgaatgggtgagtgactgctgcctctcagcgctgagccaatcaggggcaggtctgaatcacatccattcatgaattcatgaatgggtgtgagtgagacatgcctctgattggctcagcgctgagccaatcagggggcaggtctgactcacacccccttcacacccactgcaggacggccgcgcggagctccggctgccgggagaaggtgagtatacatatatttttttatttttacacattttaggatgaattgcagggaagggcttatatatttaagcccttcccgacaattcatcccaggctcgcccgcagcgcattgctttaaatggagccggctgtattgccgtctccattgaatgcaatgcgctggatagctccggcccgtttctaatgaaacgcggctaggagcagattttcgggcgatttgcgggcgacttgcgcgcaccggtcacgcgatttgcggatgcgcatccgtcatgcgatccgcaaatcgcgcgaaaaaacgcccgtctgactaaggcctcagggtctTTCGTTCTACTGGTTCTGGGTGGAAACTGCCGCTTAGATCTAGCGTCTTTAGGTAGCTGCTTTGGAGCTTGAATAGTTAATCCCCAGCAACATGTGTTTTGTTAACCTTTTAGTGGGGAAACCACATTTATAAAACTCTCCTCGAGGAATGAAAGAAAAGCGCTCTACATATCTATCGGAATTTGGTGGAATGAAACAAGGCAATATGCTGTTTTATCTGTGAACAATGTCCTATTGTCCTATTCAATGCATGTCTGAAGGTATGGATTGCACTTGgcgtgaacaaggtcctgttcagtgtatgtctgaaagtgtgaacaaggtcctgttcagtgtatgtctgaaggtatgaacaaggtcctgttcagtgtatgtctgaaggtgtgaacaaggtcctgttcagtgtatgtctgaaagtgtgaacaaggtcctgttcagtgtatgtctgaaggtgtgaacTGCAGTAGGTGTTCTGTGTGGTGTCCCCTATATGTTGCAGTCAGATGGTGTGAACGGGGTTGTGTtttgtgtatgtctgtaggtgttgactaTGTTAGGTGTGAACTGTTCTGTTTCAGTGTGCATGCTGTCTGGTGTTCCCACCTGTTACCATCTATGACAAGCCAGATCCTTATGTTCCAACATATTACCGTTCCTATTGGGCAGatctgaacaccctttctgatagcacactggcagtggggcaggCAAACACATAAAGCATGTTTAGCAAACTCTGGCCACATATCCAGCATAGAAAACCATAGGTCAAAAGAGCCAATGCCATTTCTGTGTACAtatggagaaatgtgttggaaAAGACACTCCCTTTCTTACCCAAAAGCCACCCTCCCTGTagtgttgagtaatggtggaATGGCCAAACACTTGGGAGATTGGTAACCCATTCTCCTCCAGTTACGACACATCATTATCACTaaggccctgtagcatctgttccagcaggcaagcaacagggatggtcatactgatcattgCATCATCAGTCTTCCTGGTCTTTTCTAGTACTGAATGTAatcctgggtaattgtttaggaagcactgCACTAGCAGGTTCataacatgggccaggcaaggtacatgtTCTGTCATCACATGTGGTTTCCAAGCATGCCCAGGCTGAACAAGTCCTGTGAGTAGACTTAGCTGTGGGCCTAatgttggtgctgctgtgactagtagtagctgatggttttggtacaacccttatgtttgtctgtgataccCTACTCCTTGTCTTAGTATGGTGCTGCCCTGCAACCTCTGCCTCTtccaccaactaaataagccacaatctCTGGGAGGCATAATATATGAGAACAGAAGGCTAtagagtataacttgtatttttgggagctgtccctgtttggcgcagCATGATTGAATTCTCCACACCCCATTACTAGCTGTGTATAGTTtgcaaataatttgcagtggCTGGACTGGCGACTTCAAATGATGTCAGAGGCCATTGACATGCACTGTATGTTTTTGTTGTTTCCCTgtttagttttctttttgttttcttttaataaaatagcaccaccaactaaataagctgcaatccctgggAGACACAATATGTGAGGACAGCAAGAGACAGGGtacagcttgtatctttgtgagctgttccTGTTTGGTGTAGCATAATTGAATTCGCCAAacccctgtagtggcccagtataccattctggtcccctccataaatctcatacatgttttgtcctatgtagatgcactgtgcaaagcttgtcctgtcatatccagtgtgtgtgttgcacagctgcggcactcgagaggttaacagtaataaaatcactgcctgcatataggtgtatcagtttgtcttgtcatgtggtacaagtgaggtgataaatatgagtgcttgagagcagtagtgaggtcttccatcttgcctgctacagagtgttaacacagagccacatggaagcaccttcagcttccatgtaggtgaagatggaggaagaggagcaatatcccatagcgtttggagtgtggatgtgagaggagtgagtcccgtcagcagagagagagaaagccctACCAAAGTTCTAAaccaggtaccagttcacactgcAAGCTTTTCCTGTGCAGATgtccatagttaggatcaccgcagAGATACTTTATTGTGTGACACCCACACGACTCCCAAACTTggtgtttattggctaagccttctttaGTAATTGTCTGCCGGAGAGTCTGCGGAGTAACCCCCTTCCTCCCAATTCAGGACCTGTGAGATACAGATAATGTGGGctgtaggaccgtattcatcTTGTGTATCCTCCGTACCTCTGAGCTATAGGCTGTTACTgtttaaagtgaattgtacctgcattacctgttatacCAGTTATTATagagtaaaagttataccgggccctaactgttactggagacccgaggtactatacacaagtctctgtgttcatttctctgCCGTGTAGCATaggggtgtgtgggaacggtggtgtcacaatTGATAAGTACAACTACTCCtcccatcccgtttattggcactccctaacctaggggtgtcgaagctggcctgcaatcctactctggctttggctgcatgtcatccctctgggaccagagcatggtaagtgccactgtgacaagtcagcacttatccctcccagctcttcacgttatcCTGGGGCCCcaggtcacccctctggggtgttgcaccccactgctagctgcataaagcctgcaaataatttgtagtgaccAGACTGGggactttgaatgatgtctgaggccacaaacagagaactgcaatattccccacaccaaagTGTAGTTTGTTGATCTGCTTTGCttctatatacattgacagcaacagaaatataccctctcctaaTGTATAGACTATGTTTCCTATATAAACGTAATGCAGCTTCTTTTTCTGCTCCCTCTAATAGAACCCCATTtaacttctctgctggtatacaagctttcacatcaGCAACAATATATCCTCTGTTTTAATATCAACAAGGTGACTGCTGATTGTCTTCATGCTGAACACTGcggcaggcattatgggaaatccgATTTTCCCACATTTTTGCCATAAATCAGTTCAAACTTACTTAATTGGATTTTCTTAAAATTGTGATGATTAAATCACCTGGCAGAACAAGACAAGCAACACTAACCATGACTCAATGTGCAGAGATCAATGTCTCACTACGTTTGTGGCTCGGCTCAGATCCCTAATAAATATCTTGGCTTCATTCCCCTTTTCACCTGTAGTGTGCCAGGCACCACTGATTGTACATTCACAGTTGTACCCTTTAGTAGCCAGCTCCTGCAGACTGCTGGCCTGCTGCACCCTGGTAGGTCAATCGGGTTGCTGCCAATCTTAGTTTAATCAATATTTACTCAAAGGAGGAGAGGTTGATATTAGTGCTGTGAGGCCAATACTATGGACTGTTAGGCTGACATCTTTTTGAACTACGGGAGCAGACATATGACCAGAGCTGATGATTTCTGTATCTGATAACCCTACAAAGCTTAAATCAGCCTCTACAGAGGTCATATCATCATCTGAAAAGCTTATATCTTCTGTAGATTCTTAATGACCCGCCTGCTATGGAAGGGCAACAAAGGAAGCATTTTTATTTCTTAACTGGCAATTAATGAATTTATATAATAGATAATGGTCAATGATACTTAGCTTTGTGTCTCGTTGAGCATTTACTTTACAGCAGAGTATCAGTTGAGATGGACCAAAACAATAATTCCATGTTGTTTGCTTTGTGGTTTGCCTAAAACTGAACATCCATTAACAAAGAACATAAAGTTACCATTTCAATCATTATCAAGGCAGTCAGCAAAGGCATCGCTTCTGGGATCAGGAATACAGAGTAAAAGTGCACCAAAGGAGTGTAAGAGGTAACTTACCTGGCGTGACTGTGCCGCCCAAAGTGAGGGCAGTCCACCATGCCTGAAGTCTCAGCAGGCAgtgttattaaaggagatgtcccgcgccgaaacgggtttttttttttttaacccccccccccccccgttcggcgcgagacaaccccgatgcaggggttaaaaaaaccacccgcacagcgcttacctgaatcccggcggtccggcgtcttcatactcacctgctgaagatggccgccgggatcctctgtcttcatggaccgcagggcttctgtgcggtccattgccgattccagcctcctgattggctggaatcggcacatgacggggcggagctacacggagctacacggagccccatagagaagaggagaagacccggactgcgcaagcgcggctaatttggccatcggagggcgaaaattagtcggcaccatggagacgaggacgccagcaacggagcaggtaagtataaaactttttataacttctgtatggctcataattaatgcacaatgtacattacaaagtgcattattatggccatgcagaagtgtatagacccacttgctgcctcgggacatctcctttaattatagATTGTTCAGTCTGCCAGCCCTGGTCACACGGACATCCAACAGGAAGGAAGAGCATCAGTGAGGACTCCGAATCCAAATATCGGGTAACAAGAAAGCGAGTAAACAATGcgtcaaaaaatgaccccagcgctcCAGGGGGTAAACCATAAACTGAGAGTGGATAAATAGGTCATTTACTTCACAGGGATGTCTCAGATTAGAACACCCATTGATCCTGTTAATAGATCAATCACAGGAATAGTTCCACAGAAGTCCAGCAGGGTAGAATTTCCAAGTCTTTATTGAAGTATACAATGTCTAGGTTTAGTTAGCCATACATAGGCAAACAGTAAAAAACACATACAATGGTGGGCAACACATTTCAGTGTTATCTTAACTTCTTTATCAAGCCTCTAGCAGAGGCCATTATTAAGACctagtatattaaaggggttgtcccgcgccgaaacgggtttttttttttttaaccccccccccccccgttcggcgcgagacaaccccgatgcaggggttaaaaaaacaacccgcacagcgcttacctgaatcccggcggtccggcgtcttcatactcacctgctgaagatggccgccgggatcctctgtctccatggaccgcagggcttctgtgcggtccattgccgattccagcctcctgattggctggaatcggcacgtgacggggcggagctacacggagctacacggagccccattcagaaaagaagaagacccggactgcgcaagcgcggctaatttggccatcggagggcgaaaattagtcggcaccatggagacgaggacgccagcaacggagcaggtaagtataaaactttttataacttctgtatggctcataattaatgcacaatgtacattacaaagtgcattattatggccatgcagaagtgtatagacccacttgctgcctcgggacaacccctttaagtcgggaTGTTCTATCTGATCTCCCATTAATTATCCAGTTCTTATgcaatcccccatttgaaccacTTTATAGTGATTAATTGAAGCATCGTTTCTAGAAGATCTCCTTAAGTCTTGTAATCAATTCTGCTAAAAGAAACGGGTAGCTTCAAGCACTGAATCTGCCCTTCATGGACAGATAGAGCTTGCCTTAGGTTTCTTTCTTCCTTCAGGAATAAATTCCTTAATTCACAAACATTAATCAGGAGATATGTCTCCCAATTGCTCTTCAAGCAAAGACAGTAATTTCTAAGAGTTTCTTAGATTTGGGACTTTATCTTCTAACCTGCATTGCTACAACAGTGATGCTAAGGAAAGCAGAAAATCTTTTGGCCTTTTTAGGCCCTAATAAGGGGAATAAAG
This region of Eleutherodactylus coqui strain aEleCoq1 chromosome 5, aEleCoq1.hap1, whole genome shotgun sequence genomic DNA includes:
- the LOC136628836 gene encoding olfactory receptor 6S1-like, giving the protein MDICFISTVVPGMLKGFLHQGVHISLGSCFTQSFFYFLVGTAESLLFAVMSFDRYLAICHPLRYPMIMHRYMCIQLIVGLWLGSFSTIVLPCVLAFKLKFCNNLIDNFFCDASPLLKNSCTDTTMIELLSLLGASTLYISVLVTLISYFKIVLAVLKIKTADGRGKAFSTCSSHAIVVTVIYSSCIFLYAKPAKGQDANFNKKVAILNTVVAPLLNPFIYTLRNQTVRRSLSDILLSYSKTRKSHVK